The following proteins come from a genomic window of Pararhodobacter sp.:
- a CDS encoding prepilin-type N-terminal cleavage/methylation domain-containing protein — MSLKSGRGFTLIELVIAVAILSIGTIAAYRSFDAAQRGIGGQIPRLLASEVALNRAAELNLAGMAAGRGLASQVDMGRTRWAVSVIETATAGGLIEAEILVSAADSPGARLVVYVPVDAP, encoded by the coding sequence ATGTCGCTGAAATCCGGCCGCGGCTTTACCCTGATCGAGTTGGTGATCGCGGTGGCGATCCTGTCGATCGGCACGATTGCCGCCTATCGCAGTTTCGACGCGGCGCAACGCGGGATCGGCGGTCAGATTCCCCGGTTGCTGGCGTCCGAAGTCGCGCTGAACCGCGCCGCAGAGTTGAACCTGGCGGGGATGGCGGCGGGGCGGGGCCTGGCCTCGCAGGTGGACATGGGGCGCACGCGCTGGGCGGTCTCGGTCATCGAGACCGCAACCGCTGGCGGGCTGATCGAGGCGGAGATCCTGGTCAGCGCCGCCGACAGTCCGGGCGCGCGCCTCGTGGTGTATGTGCCGGTGGATGCACCATGA
- the gspG gene encoding type II secretion system major pseudopilin GspG, translating to MIESASRASRRMKGAGLRMDAGLTLIELMVVVVILALLAVVIVPRVIDRPDQARAARAQADIAALSSAVNLYRLDTGGFPTTEQGLRALVERPTPAPANWATGGYLDRVPEDPWGRPYLYLSPGVHGPFDIVSQGADGRPGGTGTDADITSWQGE from the coding sequence ATGATCGAGAGTGCTAGCAGAGCATCGCGGCGCATGAAAGGCGCAGGGTTGCGCATGGACGCGGGCCTGACGCTGATCGAGCTGATGGTCGTCGTGGTGATCCTGGCGCTGCTGGCCGTGGTCATCGTGCCGCGCGTCATCGACCGCCCGGATCAGGCGCGGGCGGCGCGGGCACAGGCCGATATCGCGGCGCTGAGTTCGGCGGTGAATCTCTATCGTCTGGACACCGGCGGCTTCCCGACCACCGAACAGGGTCTGCGCGCTTTGGTCGAACGTCCGACACCCGCGCCTGCGAATTGGGCGACCGGCGGCTATCTGGATCGTGTGCCCGAAGACCCCTGGGGGCGGCCCTATCTGTATCTTTCGCCCGGTGTGCATGGCCCGTTCGATATCGTCAGCCAAGGGGCCGATGGCCGCCCCGGAGGGACCGGAACGGATGCCGATATCACCTCGTGGCAGGGCGAATAA
- a CDS encoding GspH/FimT family pseudopilin, with product MPISPRGRANKRPGAAGFTLIELLVVVTLIAILSVGVGLGTGGVFSRASDSPSAVAQRFSDAMTQARDAAILGRAPVGLRVQQNGWVQERRSAEGEWHASEPPVSSARADLSWVIDGRSYRPPIGAPSPGQAPPVVFLPDGRNSVVSLEITSRNDRVHCEADGWGAVACR from the coding sequence ATGCCGATATCACCTCGTGGCAGGGCGAATAAGCGGCCCGGCGCGGCCGGGTTCACCCTGATCGAACTGCTGGTTGTCGTGACCCTCATCGCGATCCTGTCGGTGGGTGTCGGGCTGGGGACGGGGGGCGTTTTCTCGCGCGCGTCGGACAGCCCGAGCGCGGTTGCACAGCGTTTCTCGGATGCCATGACGCAGGCCCGCGATGCGGCGATCCTGGGCCGCGCGCCTGTCGGCCTGCGCGTGCAGCAGAACGGTTGGGTGCAGGAACGCCGCAGTGCCGAGGGCGAATGGCACGCCTCTGAGCCGCCGGTTTCGAGTGCCCGCGCCGACCTGTCCTGGGTGATCGACGGGCGCAGCTACAGGCCGCCGATCGGCGCGCCCTCGCCGGGGCAAGCGCCGCCGGTGGTGTTCCTGCCGGACGGGCGCAACAGCGTGGTGTCGCTGGAGATCACCAGCCGGAATGACCGGGTGCACTGCGAGGCCGATGGTTGGGGGGCGGTGGCATGTCGCTGA
- a CDS encoding PulJ/GspJ family protein: protein MTRRNRGFTLIELLVAMAILAVVSLMAVQSLSGALFQREVMTRVDQTAADLARVLALLRHDLEAAAPLAQRDAAGLALPAITVQRNGFSLMRSGVAPMPGGEGGGFGRVDWALAADGTLSRRLTPDTARDEAPRVALLTQVSNLSLEALGGAMPTADDPTLLPRGFAVTVTHAQHGALRLVVAR, encoded by the coding sequence ATGACCCGGCGCAATCGCGGCTTTACCCTGATCGAACTGCTGGTGGCGATGGCGATCCTGGCCGTGGTCTCGCTGATGGCCGTGCAATCGCTGAGCGGCGCGCTGTTTCAGCGCGAGGTGATGACCCGCGTCGATCAAACGGCGGCGGATCTGGCGCGGGTTCTGGCGCTGCTCCGGCACGATCTGGAGGCCGCAGCCCCCTTGGCGCAACGCGATGCCGCCGGGCTGGCGTTGCCGGCGATCACCGTGCAGCGCAACGGATTTTCCCTGATGCGCTCAGGGGTTGCGCCCATGCCGGGTGGCGAGGGCGGCGGGTTTGGCCGGGTTGACTGGGCGCTGGCGGCGGATGGCACCCTGTCACGCCGCCTCACGCCGGATACGGCGCGCGACGAGGCCCCGCGGGTGGCGTTGCTGACGCAGGTGTCGAACCTGTCGCTGGAGGCCTTGGGCGGCGCGATGCCCACTGCCGACGACCCCACGCTGCTGCCACGGGGGTTTGCGGTGACCGTCACCCACGCGCAGCACGGCGCGCTGCGGCTGGTGGTGGCGAGATGA